The Mycolicibacterium doricum genome includes a region encoding these proteins:
- a CDS encoding glycosyltransferase: MSEIPTGGPAAGDSRAVSLLSRVILPRPGEPLDVRKLYVEESDTNARRAHARTRTTLEIGAESEVSFATYFNAFPASYWRRWSTLTSVVLRTELTGSGRVDLYRTKATGARIFVEGKAFASEADRRTAVEVEIGLQPFEDGGWIWFDITTDSAVTLHSAGWYAPVPAPGVANIAVGIPTFNRPDDCVNSLRALTSDPLVDKVIGAVIVPDQGNRKLRDHPDFAEAVAPLGNRLSIHDQPNLGGSGGYSRVMYEALKNTDCEQILFMDDDIRVEPDSILRALSLNRFAKSPMLVGGQMLNLQEPSHLHIMGEVVDRADFMWTSAPYTEYDHDFARYPLHADDYRSRLLHRRIDVDYNGWWMCMIPREVAEELGQPLPLFIKWDDAEYGLRAAERGYPTATMPGTAIWHMAWSDKDDAIDWQAYFHLRNRLVVAALHWDGDIGGLVRSHFKATLKHLACLEYSTVEIQNKAMDDFLAGPEHIFSILESALPEVHRIRKQYPDAVVMPAASELPPPSEKLQKIDPPVAKPVIAYHLIRGIVHNARKADPQHHQRPQLNVPTQNSRWFLLSKYDGVTVTTADGRGVVYRQRDRAKMLALLRQSLRRQRRLARRFDDMRRVYREALPALASKQKWESVLLSLQEAQEER, translated from the coding sequence ATGAGTGAGATCCCGACCGGTGGGCCGGCCGCCGGCGATTCCCGCGCAGTCAGCCTGCTGTCGCGGGTGATCCTGCCCCGGCCGGGCGAACCTCTCGATGTCCGCAAGCTCTATGTGGAGGAATCCGACACCAACGCCCGCCGGGCCCACGCCCGCACCCGCACCACCCTGGAGATCGGCGCCGAGTCCGAGGTGTCGTTCGCGACCTACTTCAACGCGTTCCCGGCGAGCTACTGGCGGCGCTGGTCGACGCTGACCTCGGTGGTCCTGCGGACCGAGCTGACGGGCAGCGGTCGGGTCGACCTCTACCGCACCAAGGCCACCGGGGCCCGCATCTTCGTGGAAGGCAAGGCGTTCGCGAGTGAGGCCGACCGTCGCACGGCCGTCGAGGTGGAGATCGGCCTCCAGCCGTTCGAGGACGGTGGCTGGATCTGGTTCGACATCACCACCGACAGTGCCGTCACACTGCACAGCGCCGGCTGGTACGCGCCGGTGCCCGCGCCGGGGGTGGCCAACATCGCAGTCGGCATCCCGACCTTCAACCGTCCCGACGACTGTGTGAACTCGTTGCGGGCACTGACGTCGGACCCGTTGGTCGACAAGGTGATCGGCGCCGTGATCGTGCCGGACCAGGGCAACCGGAAGCTGCGCGATCACCCCGACTTCGCCGAGGCGGTGGCGCCGCTGGGCAACCGACTGTCCATCCACGACCAGCCCAACCTGGGCGGGTCCGGCGGCTACAGCCGGGTGATGTACGAGGCGCTGAAGAACACCGACTGCGAACAGATCCTGTTCATGGACGACGACATCCGCGTCGAACCCGACTCGATCCTGCGCGCCCTGTCGTTGAACCGGTTCGCCAAGTCACCGATGCTGGTCGGCGGACAGATGTTGAACCTGCAGGAGCCGTCGCACTTGCACATCATGGGCGAGGTTGTCGACCGGGCCGACTTCATGTGGACATCGGCGCCCTACACCGAGTACGACCACGACTTTGCCAGGTATCCGCTGCACGCCGACGACTATCGCAGCCGGCTGCTGCACCGGCGCATCGACGTCGACTACAACGGCTGGTGGATGTGCATGATCCCGCGCGAGGTCGCCGAGGAACTGGGCCAGCCCTTGCCGTTGTTCATCAAGTGGGACGACGCCGAATACGGGCTGCGCGCCGCCGAACGGGGATATCCGACCGCCACCATGCCTGGGACCGCGATCTGGCACATGGCGTGGAGCGACAAGGACGACGCGATCGACTGGCAGGCGTACTTCCACCTGCGCAACCGGTTGGTGGTGGCGGCGCTGCACTGGGACGGCGACATCGGCGGCCTGGTCCGCAGTCATTTCAAGGCCACCCTCAAACACCTGGCCTGCCTCGAGTACTCGACCGTCGAGATCCAGAACAAGGCGATGGACGACTTCCTCGCCGGGCCCGAGCACATCTTCTCGATCCTCGAGAGCGCGCTGCCCGAGGTGCACCGCATCCGCAAGCAGTATCCGGACGCCGTGGTGATGCCCGCGGCAAGTGAGCTGCCGCCGCCGTCGGAGAAGCTGCAGAAGATCGACCCGCCGGTGGCCAAACCGGTCATCGCCTACCACCTGATCCGTGGCATCGTGCATAACGCCAGGAAGGCCGACCCGCAGCACCACCAGCGCCCGCAGCTCAACGTGCCGACCCAGAACTCCCGATGGTTCCTGCTGTCCAAGTACGACGGTGTGACGGTGACGACCGCCGACGGCCGCGGCGTCGTCTACCGCCAGCGGGACCGCGCGAAGATGCTCGCACTGCTTCGTCAGTCGCTGCGCAGGCAGCGCCGGCTGGCCCGCCGATTCGACGACATGCGGCGCGTCTATCGGGAAGCGCTGCCGGCGCTGGCCAGCAAGCAGAAATGGGAATCGGTGCTGCTTTCCCTGCAAGAAGCTCAAGAAGAGCGATGA
- the glf gene encoding UDP-galactopyranose mutase, which translates to MSSHFDLFVVGSGFFGLTIAERVATQLDKRVLVIERRPHLGGNAYSEPEPQTGIEVHRYGAHLFHTSNRRVWDYVRQFTEFTGYQHRVFALHNGQAYQFPMGLGLVSQFFGRYFTPDEARALIAEQAAEIDTVDAQNLEEKAISLIGRPLYEAFVKHYTAKQWQTDPKELPASTINRLPVRYTFDNRYFNDTYEGLPVEGYTKWLENMAADDRIEVRLDTDWFDVRDQLRATSPGAPVVYTGPVDRYFDYDEGRLGWRTLDFELEVLDTGDFQGTPVMNYNDADVPYTRIHEFRHFHPERAYPTDKTVIMREFSRFADEDDEPYYPINTESDRALLAAYRAKAKAETASAKVLFGGRLGTYQYLDMHMAIASALNMYDNTLAPHLRDGSALTCPKED; encoded by the coding sequence ATGAGCTCCCACTTCGACCTTTTCGTCGTCGGCTCCGGCTTCTTCGGTCTGACGATCGCCGAGCGTGTGGCGACCCAGTTGGACAAGCGGGTCCTCGTCATCGAGCGACGGCCGCACCTCGGGGGTAACGCCTACTCCGAACCGGAGCCGCAGACCGGCATCGAGGTGCACCGCTACGGTGCGCACCTGTTCCACACCTCCAATCGACGGGTGTGGGACTACGTGCGTCAGTTCACCGAGTTCACCGGCTATCAGCACCGGGTGTTCGCCCTGCACAACGGCCAGGCCTACCAGTTCCCGATGGGGCTCGGGCTGGTCAGCCAGTTCTTCGGCCGCTACTTCACCCCTGACGAGGCGCGGGCCCTGATCGCCGAGCAGGCCGCCGAGATCGACACCGTGGACGCGCAGAACCTCGAGGAGAAGGCGATCTCGCTGATCGGCCGGCCGCTCTACGAGGCATTCGTCAAGCACTACACCGCCAAGCAGTGGCAGACCGACCCGAAGGAGCTGCCCGCATCGACGATCAACCGCCTGCCGGTGCGCTACACCTTCGACAACCGCTACTTCAACGACACCTATGAAGGTCTGCCCGTCGAGGGCTACACGAAGTGGCTGGAGAACATGGCCGCCGACGACCGCATCGAGGTCAGGCTGGACACCGACTGGTTCGACGTCCGTGACCAACTCCGGGCCACCAGCCCCGGCGCCCCGGTCGTCTACACCGGGCCGGTCGACCGTTACTTCGACTACGACGAGGGCCGGCTGGGCTGGCGCACCCTCGACTTCGAGCTCGAGGTGCTCGACACCGGCGATTTCCAGGGCACCCCGGTGATGAACTACAACGACGCCGACGTGCCGTACACCCGTATCCACGAGTTCCGGCACTTCCATCCCGAGCGGGCGTACCCGACGGACAAGACCGTGATCATGCGCGAGTTCTCCCGGTTCGCCGACGAGGACGACGAGCCCTACTATCCGATCAACACCGAGTCCGACCGCGCGCTGCTGGCCGCCTACCGGGCGAAGGCCAAGGCCGAGACCGCGTCGGCCAAGGTGCTGTTCGGCGGGCGACTGGGCACCTACCAGTACCTCGACATGCATATGGCGATCGCCAGCGCGCTGAACATGTACGACAACACGCTGGCGCCGCACCTGCGCGACGGCAGTGCGCTGACCTGCCCCAAAGAAGATTGA
- a CDS encoding lysophospholipid acyltransferase family protein: MEPVYGTVIQLARLTWRMQGLKFSVTGVENLPATGGAVIAINHTSYFDFTFAGLPAYRQGLGRKVRFMAKKEVFDHKITGPIMRSLRHIEVDRDSGAASFEHACQALAAGELVGVYPEATISRSFEIKEFKSGAARMAIAAQVPIVPHIVWGAQRIWTKGHPKKLARPKVPISVAVGEPIEPTLPAPELSALLHHRMQHLLERVQDAYGPHPPGEFWVPHRLGGGAPTLAEANRMDMEEAAEKAARRAERPGPGGVPE; the protein is encoded by the coding sequence GTGGAACCGGTATACGGAACAGTCATCCAACTCGCGCGGCTGACGTGGCGCATGCAGGGGTTGAAGTTCAGCGTCACCGGCGTCGAGAACCTTCCCGCGACCGGCGGCGCCGTGATCGCGATCAACCACACCAGCTATTTCGACTTCACCTTCGCCGGTTTGCCGGCCTATCGGCAGGGCCTGGGCCGCAAGGTCCGTTTCATGGCGAAGAAGGAAGTGTTCGACCATAAGATCACCGGACCGATCATGCGCAGCCTGCGCCACATCGAAGTGGACCGCGACAGCGGCGCCGCCTCGTTCGAGCACGCCTGCCAGGCGCTGGCGGCTGGCGAGCTGGTCGGCGTCTACCCCGAGGCGACGATCAGCCGCAGCTTCGAGATCAAGGAGTTCAAGTCGGGGGCGGCGCGGATGGCGATCGCTGCGCAGGTGCCGATCGTCCCGCACATCGTGTGGGGGGCACAGCGCATCTGGACCAAAGGGCATCCCAAGAAGCTGGCGCGCCCGAAGGTGCCGATCTCGGTCGCCGTCGGCGAACCGATCGAGCCCACGCTGCCGGCGCCGGAGTTGTCGGCGCTGCTGCACCACCGGATGCAGCATCTGCTCGAACGAGTGCAGGACGCCTACGGCCCCCATCCGCCGGGAGAGTTCTGGGTTCCGCACCGGCTCGGTGGCGGGGCCCCCACGCTGGCGGAGGCCAACCGGATGGACATGGAGGAAGCGGCGGAGAAGGCGGCCCGCCGCGCCGAGCGGCCCGGGCCCGGTGGGGTGCCGGAGTAG
- a CDS encoding decaprenyl-phosphate phosphoribosyltransferase produces the protein MSEEAAPVTGPPRSLPAGIIKAIRPRQWVKNLLVLAAPLVALGDDRFTYDYRTVLIKVSVAFVVFCLAASSVYLVNDARDVEADRAHPTKRFRPIAAGVVSQRLAYGLAIALGAASLIVSWLLTPNLALVMAIYIAIQLAYCFGLKHQAVLDICIVSSGFLIRAIAGGVAADVPLSQWFLLVMAFGSLFMAAGKRYAELQLAERTGAKIRKSLERYTTTYLRFVWTMSATAVVLCYGLWAFGRDDQGGTSWFVVSMIPFTIAILRYAVDVDGGMAGEPEEIALRDRVLQLLAVAWIGTVGVAVVLG, from the coding sequence ATGAGTGAGGAGGCGGCGCCGGTCACCGGGCCGCCGCGCAGCCTGCCCGCAGGGATCATCAAGGCGATCCGGCCGCGGCAGTGGGTCAAGAACCTCCTGGTGCTCGCTGCGCCGCTGGTGGCCCTCGGCGACGACCGGTTCACCTATGACTACCGCACCGTGCTGATCAAGGTGTCGGTGGCATTCGTCGTGTTTTGCCTGGCAGCGTCGAGCGTCTACCTGGTCAACGACGCCCGTGACGTCGAGGCCGACCGCGCCCACCCCACCAAACGGTTCCGGCCCATCGCGGCCGGTGTGGTGTCCCAACGGCTGGCCTACGGCCTCGCTATCGCGCTAGGCGCGGCCTCGCTGATCGTCTCGTGGCTGCTCACGCCGAACCTCGCGCTGGTGATGGCGATCTACATCGCGATCCAGCTGGCGTACTGCTTCGGTCTCAAACACCAAGCAGTCCTTGACATCTGCATCGTCTCGTCCGGATTCCTGATCCGGGCCATCGCGGGCGGTGTGGCCGCCGACGTCCCGCTGTCGCAGTGGTTCCTGCTCGTGATGGCATTCGGATCGTTGTTCATGGCGGCCGGTAAGCGGTACGCCGAACTACAGCTGGCCGAACGGACCGGCGCCAAGATCCGAAAGTCGCTCGAGCGCTACACCACCACCTACCTGCGGTTCGTGTGGACGATGTCCGCGACGGCGGTGGTGCTCTGCTACGGCCTGTGGGCGTTCGGGCGTGACGACCAGGGCGGAACGTCGTGGTTCGTCGTATCGATGATCCCGTTCACCATCGCGATCCTGCGTTACGCCGTCGACGTCGACGGCGGGATGGCCGGTGAGCCAGAGGAGATCGCGCTGCGCGACCGGGTGCTGCAGTTGCTCGCCGTGGCGTGGATCGGAACTGTCGGTGTGGCAGTCGTCTTGGGCTGA
- a CDS encoding lysophospholipid acyltransferase family protein translates to MEPVFRTLEIAAEAATRATGTRITYHGLDNLPAHGGAVVAINHTGYIDFLPAALAAKRRGRRMRFMIKAEMEQVRVVGYLIRHSGTIPVDRRAGAGAYAAAVQALRAGELVGVYPEATISRSFELKEFKTGAVRMAIEAGVPIVPLVVWGAQRVWTKDHPRALGRRRIPITVVVGEPITPAGPVSELSATLRAAMNVLLEQAQADYPAPAGQYWVPRRLGGGAPTLDQARRLDEAELAERARRRAEGRRAR, encoded by the coding sequence ATGGAGCCCGTCTTTCGCACGCTCGAGATCGCCGCGGAGGCGGCGACGAGGGCCACCGGGACACGGATCACCTACCACGGACTCGACAATCTCCCCGCTCACGGCGGAGCGGTCGTCGCGATCAACCACACCGGATACATCGACTTCTTGCCGGCTGCGCTGGCGGCCAAGCGCCGCGGGCGGCGCATGCGGTTCATGATCAAAGCGGAGATGGAGCAGGTCAGAGTGGTCGGCTATCTGATCAGGCACAGCGGCACCATCCCCGTCGACCGGCGTGCGGGCGCCGGCGCGTATGCCGCCGCAGTCCAGGCGCTGCGCGCCGGCGAACTGGTCGGTGTGTACCCCGAGGCAACGATCAGCCGCAGCTTCGAACTCAAGGAGTTCAAGACCGGTGCGGTGCGCATGGCGATCGAGGCCGGGGTGCCGATCGTCCCACTGGTCGTCTGGGGTGCCCAACGCGTGTGGACCAAGGACCATCCCCGCGCGCTGGGCCGCAGGCGGATCCCGATCACGGTGGTGGTGGGCGAGCCGATCACTCCGGCGGGGCCGGTTTCGGAACTGAGCGCCACGCTGCGTGCGGCGATGAACGTTCTGCTGGAGCAGGCACAGGCAGACTATCCCGCCCCCGCCGGGCAGTATTGGGTGCCGCGCAGGCTGGGAGGTGGCGCGCCCACCCTCGATCAAGCCAGACGCCTCGACGAGGCGGAGTTGGCGGAACGTGCCCGGAGGCGGGCAGAAGGCAGACGCGCGAGGTGA
- the zomB gene encoding flagellar motor control protein ZomB, which produces MRATGSVLARRLVRGPAFPFDVTVRVSLWVSVTVVAVLFGWGAWQRRWIADDGLIVLRTVRNLLAGNGPVFNAGERVEANTSTLWTYLIAAGAWVGGSVQLEYIAFVFAFVLSVAGVVLAMLGTARLYAPSLQGRRALLLPAGVLVYIAVPPARDFATSGLENGLVLAYLGLLWWMLVCWSQGLRSPFGPGRDAVSRPFTAALAFLAGVSVLVRPELALIGVGALMMMLVAARSWRRRLLIVAAGGLLPVVYQIFRMGYYALVVPGTAVAKDAAGAKWPQGFTYLTNFAEPYLLWVPAVLLILTGVVLVSTRSRPWWIRHQPPRGYGRLARIVQSPPAVVLFIVCSGLLQGIYWIRQGGDFMHGRVLLTPLFCMLLPVSVIPIVLPDGSRFSRETGFLLAGATSALWLAVAGWSLWAANAPGMGPDATRVTDTGIVDERRFYAQATGHAHPLTAADYLDYPRMRAVLTALENTPDGALLLPAGSYDLWDVVPALPPPPDAPDDYIGPHTVFFTNLGMLGMNVGLDVRVIDQIGLANPVAAHTERLEDGRIGHDKNLFPDWAIAEGPFLKIPPYLPVYVDRDWVAQAQAALKCPATESVLNSIRAPLTARRFLSNVVHAYEFTQYRLERVPRYELIRCGLPIPEPHEPPYTGMPAAGP; this is translated from the coding sequence GTGCGGGCTACCGGGTCGGTTCTGGCGCGCCGACTGGTCCGCGGCCCGGCATTCCCCTTCGACGTCACCGTGCGGGTCAGCCTGTGGGTGAGCGTGACCGTGGTGGCGGTGTTGTTCGGCTGGGGCGCCTGGCAGCGCCGGTGGATCGCCGACGACGGTCTGATCGTGCTGCGCACGGTGCGCAACCTGCTGGCAGGCAACGGGCCGGTTTTCAACGCCGGCGAACGCGTCGAGGCCAACACCTCGACGCTGTGGACCTACCTGATCGCCGCAGGCGCGTGGGTCGGCGGATCGGTGCAACTCGAGTACATCGCGTTCGTGTTCGCGTTCGTGCTCAGCGTGGCCGGGGTGGTGTTGGCGATGCTCGGCACCGCCCGGCTCTACGCGCCCAGCCTGCAGGGCCGCCGCGCGCTGCTGTTACCCGCCGGGGTGCTCGTCTACATCGCGGTGCCCCCCGCGCGCGACTTCGCCACCTCCGGGCTGGAGAACGGCCTGGTTCTCGCCTACCTCGGGCTGCTCTGGTGGATGCTGGTGTGCTGGTCGCAGGGGTTGCGCAGCCCGTTCGGGCCGGGCCGCGACGCGGTGAGCCGACCGTTCACCGCCGCGCTGGCCTTCCTCGCCGGGGTGAGCGTGCTGGTGCGCCCGGAACTCGCGCTGATCGGCGTCGGAGCGCTGATGATGATGCTGGTGGCCGCCCGCTCCTGGCGGCGCCGGCTACTGATCGTCGCCGCGGGCGGGCTCCTGCCGGTGGTATACCAGATATTCCGGATGGGCTACTACGCCCTGGTCGTGCCCGGCACCGCGGTGGCCAAAGACGCCGCCGGCGCCAAGTGGCCCCAGGGGTTCACCTACCTCACCAACTTCGCCGAGCCGTATCTGCTGTGGGTGCCCGCGGTCCTGCTGATCCTGACCGGTGTCGTGCTGGTGAGCACCCGCAGCCGGCCGTGGTGGATCCGGCATCAGCCGCCGCGCGGCTACGGCCGGTTGGCCCGGATAGTGCAGAGCCCTCCAGCGGTGGTGCTGTTCATCGTGTGCAGCGGTCTGCTGCAGGGCATCTACTGGATCCGCCAGGGCGGCGACTTCATGCACGGACGGGTGCTGCTCACCCCGCTGTTCTGCATGCTGCTGCCGGTCTCGGTGATCCCGATCGTCCTGCCCGACGGCAGCCGGTTCAGCCGGGAGACTGGGTTTTTGCTGGCCGGGGCCACCAGCGCGCTGTGGCTCGCGGTCGCGGGCTGGTCACTGTGGGCGGCCAATGCGCCGGGGATGGGCCCGGACGCCACGCGCGTCACCGACACCGGGATCGTCGACGAACGCCGCTTCTACGCGCAGGCGACCGGGCACGCCCACCCCCTGACCGCCGCCGACTACCTGGACTACCCGCGCATGCGGGCGGTGCTGACCGCGCTGGAGAACACGCCCGACGGGGCCCTTCTGCTGCCCGCGGGCAGTTACGATCTGTGGGACGTGGTGCCCGCGCTCCCGCCGCCGCCCGACGCTCCCGACGACTACATCGGGCCGCACACCGTGTTCTTCACCAACCTGGGAATGCTCGGAATGAACGTCGGCCTCGACGTGCGGGTGATCGACCAGATCGGACTGGCCAACCCGGTGGCCGCGCACACCGAACGCCTCGAGGACGGGCGCATCGGCCACGACAAGAACCTCTTCCCGGACTGGGCGATCGCCGAGGGCCCCTTCCTCAAGATCCCGCCCTATCTGCCGGTGTACGTCGACCGGGACTGGGTGGCGCAGGCCCAGGCGGCGCTGAAGTGTCCGGCCACCGAATCTGTGCTGAACTCGATCCGCGCTCCGCTGACCGCCCGCCGTTTCCTGTCCAACGTGGTGCACGCCTACGAGTTCACCCAGTACCGCTTGGAGCGGGTGCCACGCTACGAGCTCATCCGCTGCGGATTGCCCATCCCCGAACCGCACGAGCCGCCCTACACCGGTATGCCGGCGGCCGGACCGTGA
- a CDS encoding N-acetylmuramoyl-L-alanine amidase has translation MLSRRPAPSLFFTALAATLVVLPWAIDGLPGDDGVSAAAGAPTLTERPLAGLGGGETVREIHQDTPFSMVALTADDLTGTSARVRAKKGDGSWGPWYEAEPLEGVGEETAARRGTDPVFVGRTTAVQIAVTRPTNAPPSAPSADEHRGPDLGYVPATVEQPFAQNINAVLISPPQAPADAAPLPNAVLAPGVPPRVITRAQWGADESMRCGAPRYDAAVRAGVVHHTAGSNDYRPEDSAGMVRSIYEYHTRTLGWCDLGYNALVDKFGQVFEGRAGGMDRPVEASHTGGFNTDTWGVAMMGNFEVVPPTPIQLRTTGRLLGWRLGLDHIDPMGTTALTSAGGSFTHFPAGSTPTLPSIFTHRDVGNTECPGNAAYAAMGDLRAIAARFNAPPGPEDLAESLRGGAIFDRWTKMGGMAGALGAPTSPEAAGAETARYVRFERGAMYWSPETGAAPVTGAIYDAWGSLGFERGALGLPTSGEIQEPLWVKQNFQHGTLNFDREKSTVTRVIDGVPLDLPPASSHTPPVQLERFTAPINP, from the coding sequence GTGCTGTCCCGCCGACCCGCGCCGTCGCTCTTCTTCACCGCGCTTGCGGCGACGCTCGTGGTCCTTCCATGGGCGATCGACGGGCTGCCCGGGGACGACGGTGTATCCGCGGCCGCCGGCGCCCCGACCCTGACCGAACGACCCCTCGCCGGGCTGGGCGGTGGAGAGACCGTCCGCGAGATCCACCAGGACACCCCGTTCTCCATGGTCGCGTTGACCGCCGACGACCTCACCGGTACCTCCGCACGGGTGCGCGCCAAGAAGGGCGACGGCTCCTGGGGACCGTGGTACGAGGCCGAACCCCTCGAAGGGGTCGGCGAGGAAACCGCCGCGCGCCGCGGGACCGATCCGGTGTTCGTCGGACGCACCACGGCCGTCCAGATCGCCGTGACGCGGCCGACCAACGCGCCCCCGAGCGCGCCGTCCGCCGACGAACACCGCGGTCCCGACCTCGGCTACGTGCCCGCCACCGTCGAGCAGCCGTTCGCGCAGAACATCAACGCGGTGCTGATCAGCCCGCCGCAGGCGCCGGCGGACGCCGCGCCGCTGCCCAACGCGGTGTTGGCCCCCGGGGTGCCGCCGCGGGTCATCACGCGGGCACAGTGGGGCGCCGACGAATCGATGCGGTGCGGAGCGCCGCGCTATGACGCCGCCGTCCGCGCCGGGGTCGTACACCACACCGCCGGCAGCAACGACTACCGGCCCGAGGATTCGGCCGGAATGGTCCGGTCGATCTACGAGTACCACACCCGCACGCTGGGCTGGTGCGACCTCGGTTACAACGCCCTGGTCGACAAGTTCGGCCAGGTCTTCGAAGGCCGCGCCGGCGGAATGGACCGCCCGGTCGAGGCGTCCCACACCGGCGGCTTCAACACCGACACCTGGGGTGTCGCGATGATGGGCAACTTCGAGGTGGTTCCACCCACGCCGATCCAGCTACGCACCACCGGCAGGCTGCTGGGCTGGCGGCTGGGTCTCGACCACATCGACCCGATGGGCACCACGGCGCTGACCAGCGCCGGCGGCTCCTTCACGCACTTCCCGGCCGGCTCGACGCCCACGCTGCCGAGCATCTTCACCCACCGCGACGTCGGCAACACCGAATGCCCCGGCAACGCCGCGTACGCCGCGATGGGTGACCTGCGGGCGATCGCCGCCCGGTTCAACGCACCGCCAGGGCCGGAGGATCTCGCCGAGAGCCTGCGTGGCGGAGCCATTTTCGACCGCTGGACCAAGATGGGTGGGATGGCCGGCGCGCTCGGCGCACCCACTTCACCGGAGGCCGCCGGTGCGGAGACTGCCCGCTACGTGCGGTTCGAACGCGGCGCGATGTACTGGTCACCGGAAACCGGTGCGGCACCGGTGACGGGCGCCATCTACGACGCATGGGGGTCGCTCGGATTCGAACGCGGCGCCCTCGGACTGCCCACCAGCGGCGAGATCCAGGAACCGCTGTGGGTCAAGCAGAACTTCCAGCACGGCACGCTGAACTTCGACCGCGAGAAGAGCACCGTGACCCGTGTGATCGACGGTGTGCCACTGGATTTGCCGCCCGCGTCGTCGCACACCCCGCCGGTGCAGCTCGAGCGCTTCACCGCCCCGATCAACCCCTAG
- a CDS encoding Cof-type HAD-IIB family hydrolase: MTLPAMIATDVDGTLLDDDEKVSPRTRAAVHAAVDAGVHFVLATGRPPRWIAPVVDGLGLAPMAVCANGAVIYDPATDRIVSARTLSTDTLCQLADIAARVIPGSGLAVERVGHSAHDAATPQFVSSPGYEHAWLNPDNTEVSLDDLLSAPAVKLLIRKSGGSSAEMAAELAKHVTVEGDITYSTNNGLIEVMPPGISKASGIQQLAGPLGLVAGDVLTFGDMPNDVPMLRWAGHGVAMGNAHPEAVSAADEVTSRNSDDGVARVLERWWL, encoded by the coding sequence ATGACCCTGCCCGCGATGATCGCCACCGACGTGGACGGCACGCTGCTCGACGACGACGAAAAGGTCTCGCCGCGCACGCGCGCGGCCGTGCACGCCGCCGTCGACGCGGGCGTGCATTTCGTGCTCGCGACCGGACGCCCACCCCGCTGGATTGCGCCGGTCGTCGACGGGCTCGGTCTGGCGCCGATGGCGGTGTGCGCCAACGGCGCGGTCATCTACGACCCGGCCACCGACCGCATCGTGTCGGCGCGCACCCTGTCCACCGACACGTTGTGCCAACTGGCCGACATCGCCGCCCGAGTCATCCCCGGCTCCGGTCTGGCCGTGGAGCGGGTCGGCCACTCCGCCCACGACGCGGCGACACCGCAGTTCGTCAGCTCACCCGGGTACGAACACGCCTGGCTCAACCCCGACAACACCGAGGTGTCGCTCGACGACCTGCTCAGCGCGCCCGCGGTCAAACTGCTCATTCGCAAGTCGGGGGGGAGCAGTGCCGAGATGGCGGCGGAGCTGGCCAAACACGTCACCGTCGAGGGGGACATCACCTATTCGACGAACAACGGGCTGATCGAGGTCATGCCGCCCGGTATCAGCAAGGCCAGTGGCATCCAACAGCTCGCCGGTCCGCTCGGGCTGGTCGCCGGCGACGTACTGACGTTCGGCGACATGCCCAACGACGTGCCGATGCTGCGCTGGGCCGGCCACGGTGTGGCGATGGGTAACGCGCATCCCGAGGCGGTGTCCGCCGCCGACGAGGTGACGTCCCGCAACTCCGACGACGGTGTGGCGCGGGTCCTCGAGCGCTGGTGGCTCTAG